gaactacattttttttaacactataAATAAACATACGGCAAAAGTTTCTTTGAATCTTTTAATCCAGAGTTATGTCATGTCATCTATGAAACTTTCCATTgttttaaagtatgttttttagactcaatatttgtttaaatgagTACACAATGAGGAGTGTAGACACTACATAATAATGGGTTGCTTCTTCTGTGGGAGACTCACTGCCAGCTTATGCGAAAGCCTATTTCTGTCAGGTGCAGCTGGGTCTGGAGATATGAGACTGGAGTGAGGTGAGGTGGATGTGTCAGGGTCAGTGCACCCAGACTGATGCCATTTTCTCCCACATCtaagattgtgtgtttgtttgtgtgcagtatATCTCCCTGACCTGTCTGGCCTGGAGGTGGTGTGTATGATAAACCACTTTCCCTCCTCTCAGTGTCCTCCAAAGCAGACATCTGTccaaaacattcccacaacgtCATGGGAACCAAATCGTTGTACACAAGCCCTGCTTTCTCTGAATAGTGTCGTCAAATTCagtcgttccaggtttcaagaGGAAATATTACCTGTAACAATAATTGTACCAAAAAGACACTATGGTGTAGGTAATTTGCAGTCTTCATGTTGCTTTTGTCTCACCTTGTACCATCAGAATGATAGGCCTACTTTTAAGTTCTACTATCCAGGTACTTTCAGGTCCACCAAAGTAATCTACAATAatatacactgttttttttctgtcaggtACCTGGCCAAGCTGTCATCAGTGGGAAGCATCAGGGATGAGGAGACATGCGAGAGGTTACGAGGCCTCATCCAGAGACAGGTACATACtttttcaggctgttctcatgcactctTTGTATGCATACCTacaaaagtaatgcaccagaatTTGTATATAACCCACGTAATCATGAAGGCAGTGATAACATCAAGAAtgtgctgatgggagtaaagaaggaagagTGAAAATCATTACAAGTttgcaggttggggtggtgtaCAGATcaagcaaacacaggactttaccTCAGAAGAGCCAGGTTCATGTCCCCAGCTTGAGTAATTTTAAGGGACACTAACTTACTTAAACCTAACTCACGCAACTTTACTTTCGTAAATCTAACCcacataaaattacttttccaAAGCTTAAACAATGCAACTTTACTGTCCTAAACATAACCTGAAcaactttacattaaatatgtaaCGAGACGCCCAACTCATATTCATAAGATTCGCAAACCATTCTTTGCTTATGATTGCAAGATATACGAACCATGGTATGAGGATACATTGGCTTTTTTGCAATACTGGTGAATCTTTTTCATCCAGGGCAAAGTATTGTTAAAATTAGAAAGCCACTTGGTGAGCACAAACCTCTGCCAATGCCAACAGTCTTGTCTTCTAGGATAGGCAAATACGTAAAAGCAACCACTATACATATTTGgatatatttctaaaatccttagagttatgtcaaaatatgaatgTGCTTGGCTTAAGTCTCATCATCTTGGCTGTGCATTTACGATGTACGAAGGACTGATTTGTTCCCCCCATTATCTCTGTTGAAGTTGATGCAGACTATTTGGATTAAAGAAGGAATATAGTTAGTTGCATGATATGTGTATTCACGTTTCCATCACTACACCTtagtttggagaaaaaaaaggattggaCCATTTCTCTCATGACACCACTGTCCCTGAGTCCTCCATAATGACTACTTTCTGTATAAAAATTACATGTGTAGGCTACCCCTGAGGGCTTCTGGTACCTGTGTATGTGGATTGTGATATGGAGTCATCTTATTTCTATAATTGTCTGTTTTGTCTCTATTGATCTTTACTACCATCTACTGGATTATAAAATGTGTGACTCTAAATCTGCCAAGACCAAATGCCTTATCTTGCAACGTTAACAAAAGTGATGAATAATTTGTGTATCCCCTCCATAATTTGCATCCACTCTAAAATTTAATTGGTTCTTCCTTGGCCCATGCTACACCCTTCCATCAAGTTCCATAAAAATTGGAGCCTCTGCTTTTTCTGTAGTCCTACtgacaaacaaagaaatcaaactggaAACATGACCTTCTTGGCGGTTATGcaaaactgcagtattttgtggttttgtgttctgtgtttctGGCTGATGTAGCTCCTGTGTGTCTCCCCTCCAGGTTCAGATCTGTAAGCGCAGCGTGGAGGTGATGGATGCAGTACGTCGTGGAGCACAGCTAGCTATAGACGAGTGTCAGTTCCAGTTTCGCAACCGTCGATGGAACTGCTCAACTCTGGAGACCATGCCTGTGTTTGGCAAAGTGGTCACCCAGGGTAAGATTAGGCACTGCAGCCATTTCTGTAACAAACACTCTGTAAGCAACTGGacacaaaagaaacactgatgACAGACAGCATTCCAACTGACAAACACTGTCACAAGATTTCTACCTGTGTGCATGTCATAACCCAAAACTAAATATCCTAGATATCACTTAAAACTGATTACACGTGGATTATTCCATTTTACTCTAAAATATTGTGAcactttttagctgttttccaTGTGTGTTGGCTCAACCAGCTCCTGCATGTTAATGTCTTGGCTCCCTCTGTGTGACTTAAATTCACTCTTTATCTGTATATGTTGTTCTGCCATTTAGAATGACAAGCTCTTTTCAGTTGCATAATGAAACaatatgactgtgtgtgtatgtgtgtgggtctgtgtttgtgcgtgtgtgtgtgtgtgtgtgtgcgtgtgcgtgcgtgcgtgtgcgtgtgcgtgcgtgtgcgtgcgtgcgtgtgtgtgtgtgtgtgtgtgtgtgtgttaggcaCCCGTGAGGCAGCCTTTGTGTATGCCATCTCAGCAGCCAGTGTGGCGTTTGCGGTCACAAGGGCCTGCAGCAGCGGAGAGCTGGAAAAATGTGGCTGCGACCACAATGTGCATGGAGTCAGTCCAGAGGGTAGgtctctgtctcttttacacaaacacacactcaaacacacacacacacaaatgcaaaggAAACAGAGGACCAACTGATCCagtacattttaatgtaattattttaaaagactaaattatgtgacattttaaatgcttattttatgttgaaaagGTCAAGACAGATATCATGGTTGCATATTAATTGTGCCAACTTATCAATATCATGCATCACAGTGAACCAACAACACAAAAGTACTGGCTGCAGAATAGAAAAGTGTTTCTATGAGATGTTTAAAGAGTGATGACAGAGCCATTCAGATAACCACTTCCTGTCTCTATCCTGATATCTTGTCACAGGGTTCCAGTGGTCGGGCTGCAGTGATAACATTGCATATGGAGTGGCCTTTTCCCAGTCATTTGTGGATGTGAGAGAGAGGAGTAAAGGCCAGTCTTCCAGTCGGGCTCTCATGAACCTGCACAACAATGAGGCTGGCAGGAAGGTAACTCACTGATGTGAAATGTGAATATGCCTTTTTATAGAACACTGCAATTCTTTCAGTATGCAACACCCAAAATGCCACAGTGGaattttttggaaaatacattttgcattcCCTTTCAATTCTATTTGGATAACACTGTAAGGGCTCTGTATTTTTGTAGCTGAGGAAGATGTTTTCCGTGGGTAAAAAAGTTTCTGGacattagtttagtttattaggAATAATAATTACATAGGTAGCTATGTGCTAATACACACCTGGCTCCTTAAAACAGCAGCTACACAGAGAAGAATGAAAACTAGGAAAGAGTCTAAAACAGAAAGCTCAAGACAGTCTCAAGTCATATGAGTCTGATTTTGAGTTATTTGAGAAGAGTGcaagtcaagtctcaagtcagTCAAGATGCAAGTCAAGTCTCAAGTTTTTCCAGGATAAATTCAAGTCAAGTCTCATGTCATTCAAGACAAGTCAGACATAATTCCACATCAAGTTTTAAGTCATTCAAGACAAGCTGCTGGCAAGTCTTTCCTAATTAAAGAAAGGTTTCAAGTCAGTCAATAGAAATGcaagtacatttttatataattgaaGACAAGTAAAAGTTAAGTGTCAAGTACATGTCAAGTTACAGGTAATTTAAGAAAAGTCTACAACATTGGACATCTCATCTCAAGTGATTTGAGAtaagtccaagtcaagtcttATGTTATTCCAGACAAGTCCAAGTCAGGTTTCAAGTCAATTAAGACAAGtccaagtcattttttaagtcaGCTGAGGCAAGTTCATGTCAGGTCTCAAGTTATCAAGACAAGTCAAGTTTCAAGTCAGTCGGGGAAGTTACAGTTCCAATTCTGTTCTATTAAATTTCCATTCGAGTCTTGCTATGTAAgacaagtccaagtcaagtcctACATCATATGAGACAAGTCCAAGTCAGGTTTTGAGTCAATCAAGACAATTGCAGGTCAGTTTTTTAAGTTACCGGAAACAAGTCCGTGACAAGACTCAGGTAAATTGAGGCAAGTCCAAGTCAAATTTCAACTAATTTCAGACAAGTCCAAACCAAGTCTCAAGTCATTCAAATAAGTCTAGGTCAAGTTCCAGTCTGTTTCAAATGACTTTTCAAAGTAGTTTGTCTATTCTCACAGCCGTCAAGTCTAAATCAAATCCAACCATTTATTTTTGGGACTCAAATAATACTCAAGTCTCAAGTCTCTTATTCTTAGCACAAACAGTTAGCAACTGAGAGATGGTGCCATCCCCTGcagctatttatttttaaataccgTGCATTGTCATCATATTATTTCATGTTCTTTCTGCAAACTAAAGGTTTTTTGACATCTCTGCAGGCCATCCTGTCCCACATGCGCGTGGAGTGCAAATGTCACGGTGTTTCAGGCTCCTGTGAGGTAAAGACCTGCTGGAAAGCTATGCCACCCTTCCGGAAAGTGGGGAATGTCATCAAGGAGAAGTTTGACGGGGCCACTGAGGTAGAGCAGCGCAAGGTTGGCTCCACCAAAGTCCTGGTGCCTCGAAACTCCCAGTTCAAACCTCACACAGACGAAGATCTGGTCTACCTAGACCCCAGTCCAGATTTCTGCGACTATGACCCGCGCACGCCAGGTATGCTGGGCACAGTGGGCCGCCAGTGTAACAGAACCTCAAAGGCCATCGATGGCTGTGAGCTGATGTGCTGTGGCCGCGGCTTCCAGACGCAGGAAGTGGAGGTGGTGGACAGGTGCAGTTGTAAGTTCCACTGGTGCTGTtatgtaaaatgcaaacaatgcCGCAAAATGGTGGAGATGCACACATGCCGGTGACGGGAGTAAGGGGAACAGAGGGCACTGCtgatggacaaaacaagcaccCCACACTCCTGCTCAATTGCCATGGCCAGAGGGAGCAAAAAGGACTTTTGAAtctccctcctcccctgctTGAAACCACCCCACTCTCCAACTACtggtcaacagaaacaaactcaGTGGCTGAGAGGCCAAAtgtcattcagttcatttaatGCCACCTTAATGGATATCAGTAGATTATGCATGGGATTCCCAACAAAGCAGAggcagtttgtttcttttcaaataGAGAGCATCTTTCactttctgtctccctccccCATTCTCATATTTGCTTTGTCATTGATCcttcttatttttgtaatgtttaacTTATTTGTTGAGACTGAGGTGATTGACAGGGGATGGACCTAGAAGGAGGGAACAGACGAATGGAGATAATAAGGGACAAACTGGACCCATGGGTGGGAAGGGCTAAAGGGTTGGGGTGGGGTCGAGGAGGGCTGTTTGCCCTCTAtccttgctgctgctgctgctgcttcggGGACTAACTTGGAGTGCTGGATGTCAAAAAGGGAGACGCCGAGTCTGTCAGAGGACagacttgaaaaaaacaaggaggaaCGTGTTGCAGAGAGACTTTCTGTGACTTGCTTCCTGAGTATACATGGCTGTGCTGCGCTGAGGTTCAGTTGCTGTTGAGTCATTTATTTTGCCCCTTGCAATGCCCTGATGctgctccaaacacacacacacacacacacacacgcacacacacacacacacacacgcacgcgcacacacactgtctttCTGTCAGAGGGAGGTTGGTGACAGACAGGTGAAAGCCACTGTCAGCTCCTTCCTGTCTTTTCTGTAAGCCTATAGCACTGGCAGGTGATGGGCATGAAAcgagcaaaacacacacagcaaacactgCTCCAAATCTACACCTGTATTCATCAACAGCTGCTACTTGCAACAAGAAACCAGACTTTCCAGAtcagatttaaaagaaaaactggttagtatttcaaaacaacatattgtgaAAATCTTGCGTGCTCATTTGGTTTGATGTTGATCTTGGCCTCCTCTTGCGCCATCTGCCAAACGCTAGTTGGCTTAATGCAAACACGAGTAAACACACAGAGACGTGCATGCACcagcaaacacacataatgtaaacacacacacacacaaaggggtCTGCCAGAGGGTTGCCGAGCATGTTCACCATGCATGATGACTGAAGCACTTTCTCTCCAAGCGCACATAGAGCCCTCGCCCCACAACATctgaccacatattcaattttccctgttcctcacacacacacacacacacacacacacacacacacacacacacggtttcCCATGCCACTGTCAGGACTCTATTGTTGTCTTGTACCACCACAAAGCCAAGCTTTCCTATAATAACGTGCTATCATTATAGAGACATACTGTAGATCTGTAAAGACTTATACACTGAAGAAGACTATACTGCCTATGAATGTATGTTAATACGGAATATATGCTGTGTCAAAAATGGCTGTTGTCCCTTCTTTCAAAAGATACTATGTgctctatatgtgtgtgtgtgtttgtgcaggctGTCCTCATGCACCATTGGTACATTTTCGTACGAAAAATGGACCAACATTCGAACATATCCCACATAACCAGTGCATAACCCCctattttggaaggctgtgaTCAAGTGACCATTATGCTGATTGGAGTCAAAAAGGTCACGAAACATAGGAGTTTCCCACGGGACTTCCCCAGGAGACAGTTGTTCAGAACTGTGTGAAATACTAAAACTCACTTctgtaactttacatttattatgtAACTTTAGGTTAAGTACCTAACACCATGCATAATATCAGGGCTTTTCCTCCACACTTTTCCCAGGACACATGGTAGACTTTAATTAGGTGACTTCTAATCACTCAGGAGATGTTTAGTATAATGACATTGTAACGTGAAATCATGCACAACGTAATGTCATACGCAACGTAATGTCATATGAAATGTAACATCAGGACTATCCCCTGGGACGTTCCCCAGGAGAACAGTGTTCAGAACTTGTGAGCTCGGAGTTATTTTAAGGGAGGCTGTCAccatatttcttttcctaaacctagcCTCCATAGCTTCGCGCTAATTACATAATGTTATGACAAGTTCATAATGTCAGTCATAACGTCAGCACTTTCCCTCGGAACTTTCCCAAAGAGACCAGTGTTTGAGACCATGTAAATTCTGGGACATTTTAAGGGCATGGTCACCATTTttctttccctaaacctaacctttaCCTAAAGTCTGTAATATCATTGTAACGTAACGTCATCTTGATGTAACATCATTGTAACATAATGTCACACATAATGTCAGGACTTTACCCAGGAGACCAGTAAGATGTTAGGTCTGTAACATCTACTCTCTCAGAAAACGTTACGTACATAACATCATCGTAACATAAGATAACATGTGGCGTTTACCCCAAACTTTCCCCTGGAGGCCAGTGTTCAGAACCGTTTGAACTCTGAGTCATTTTATGGGACATTGTTTCtattcctaaacctaacctccatAACTCTACGTGAGGCACCTGACATCATCCATGGTCTGCTAATTCGTAGAATATTATACAAGTAATTCTATGAAGATACattggtgtgtgtttatgtgtgagtgtctgtgtgcacgaaagagagagcgagagagaatgAATGCCACCAAAACAATGTTAGccagagggaaagaaagaacaCGAGAGGATAAAAAGATggaaagtgagagagagcagATCCTTTTCCACCACCGAGCCCtgagacacacgcacacacacggcCCTGCTGACAGACATACACATATTTCAATAAAATCGTCCATTTCCCGTGTCTTTCAGCTGCATTATTATGTGGCCACAGAGTGCAGCGTgcagcattttgtgtgtgtgtgctgtttgtgtgagGTACATTACACCCCGAGGTCCTTTCCTGCACCCCTGACAACCATAAACACAATTTATGCACCATATATCAACCCATACAGTATATTAACTAGAGATAAATGGATGTGTTTCCTGCAGCGCTGGGACCCTGGTAGTCTGGTTTTGGGAAGAACTAGAGCAGCCGCTCAGGTTTCAGCAACTGCCTGATTGGGTTCGGACTGAAGAGGGAACAGAGGCAGGAACACCAGGCTAGAACAGGGATTAGAGTGAAATGCAGACCACATGGCACAAGCTTTttccctccttctgtctctaTCAATATCATACTGCCCCCCTTACTCCAGCCTTTTTGCTCTTTCTCCTGCAATATTTTTGACTAACGCTGGTCCCAGTCTGCTCCCCCTCTGCGGAAAGTGTAACCCTAACCACTCTGGGTCTGTACTGGTGGGGATCTGTCCTTCATTAAGCCACCATGATGGCCTAGATGAGGTGGGTGGTGGTGGCCACACTGATTGGGAATGTCTGttaacttgtgtgtgtttgtgtgtgtgtgtgtgtgtgtgtgtgtgtgtgtgtgtgtgtgtgtgtgtgtgtgtgtgtgcttgtgtgtctgtgtgtgtgtgtgtgtgtgtgtgtgtgtgtgtgtgtgtgtgtgtgtgtgtgtgcttcatctgtcagacagccagatgtacagtcagtcagtcagagaaGTCTAATGCCTTTTGTGGTTTGCTGCGGTTGTGGCGGAGACAAGAGGCTGACAGTAAGGTTTTACCACTTGGTGTGTGTATGGTGGGGCGAGTGTGTCGAAATTAAGATGTAACAAATATGGGCTTTATGAAGGATAGTATAAATATTTGTGGAATGAAACTACTCATACTTAGTATTTTGTGTCAATACCTATTTTCAGGACAAAAATACCCCAAAGATGATACTTGAATACACACACCTTTGACATAAATCGGAAACAGTATTTAGTCCACTGAAACTAGCTGCTTCATCAGCATCATGTCTTTCTAATGTTACTCATTTTAAGAGTTAAGTCTTTAAGGTAAGGTCAGGTAATTTTATTCATACCCGTGGGTAGATTTAGTTTGCACTGAGTGAGTCGGCcttatttttacacacatgATCATCACAGGACAGGGATTGACATGATAAAGTGACAACAGTaagacaagaaaagtaaaagcaaaatgaaaataagagtATACCATGAGTCAGTAAAAACATAGTAAGTAAAAGCAAGATAAAAATAGGAATATAACAccaatcaataaaaacatggtaggtaaaaacaaaacagaaatagaaatgtGCCATCAGTTAAGACAAGATTTCAATGGgcaaagataaataaattgtaaatgaTACTGAATTTGCTCCCACATCATCAGAGCTGTGTTGCTATGACTTACTGATCGCACTGATGACTGCTGGGACAAAGTTATATCTACCTACATCCAGACGGGAGAAGCTGAAATGCACTAAAGTTTTTTAAtgatacaaaatgttttcaaaagaaaatgaatactGTCAccttattttgcatttctataTTTGTGCTTGTAAACAGTGACAGAGGTTTTGCTGCCACAGCTTTAGCGGCATAATCTGGCAGTTTATGGTGGATAATATTGGCTAGTGTTAGCAAAATTTAGGTAAATTCGGTTGTGTATTTGACATTATTgggtaatgattttttttttgaatagcaGCTTCGTGAATATGtcaatacaaaataattttaacgtgtccttttttacttttcaaaggAACTACAACAAGCTTGGTCTCATTCCCAGAGTCAGAATACGCCCTTTAAGTGTCTCTGCCAGCAAAATAATGATGCTAGGTACCCACGACATACtcctctgtgacttttttttttttttttttaccatttttgttgttttgttttgtttggtctgttttttttgtaattttttagtgAAGCAAAACAGTACATGTGAAGGCAGACAAGGTAGAGCTTAATACATTAGATGACACATGACAGGTTTGTAAACAGACATATAGACAAACAAGAGCAACATAGGAGACGGacggaaagacaaaaaaaacaaggactcGTGGTGTCGGGTACGTGTAATAGGGAGGTCAGTCAGTTGTGTAGGGTTGTAGTGGGTGTTTGTATATCTGTGGGTGCATATGAATGCACGACGGGTGGGGGAGGTCCAAAAGGCAGGAAACGAAAAAGCAGACGAGTGAGCAAAGGTATGGGCGGAGGCCCTGGCTTAGCTCGTTAATGGAGTCCAATGTTTTAACCATAAATTGGAATTTAGGGTAATCcctatgtttgttttctttctctctttctcttaccCCCAAACTTTGTATTGTTCATGCTGCATGAGGCAGTGGTGCCCTCCTTTAACC
This DNA window, taken from Plectropomus leopardus isolate mb chromosome 2, YSFRI_Pleo_2.0, whole genome shotgun sequence, encodes the following:
- the wnt4 gene encoding LOW QUALITY PROTEIN: protein Wnt-4a (The sequence of the model RefSeq protein was modified relative to this genomic sequence to represent the inferred CDS: deleted 1 base in 1 codon), with amino-acid sequence MSHWMRRDGLTDSCGPCTFLVFTADPLSTLGLFQLSPTLLNLPLEMTEEYVLRCVLMLCCALLSANASNWLYLAKLSSVGSIRDEETCERLRGLIQRQVQICKRSVEVMDAVRRGAQLAIDECQFQFRNRRWNCSTLETMPVFGKVVTQGTREAAFVYAISAASVAFAVTRACSSGELEKCGCDHNVHGVSPEGFQWSGCSDNIAYGVAFSQSFVDVRERSKGQSSSRALMNLHNNEAGRKAILSHMRVECKCHGVSGSCEVKTCWKAMPPFRKVGNVIKEKFDGATEVEQRKVGSTKVLVPRNSQFKPHTDEDLVYLDPSPDFCDYDPRTPGMLGTVGRQCNRTSKAIDGCELMCCGRGFQTQEVEVVDRCSCKFHWCCYVKCKQCRKMVEMHTCR